The Vreelandella piezotolerans genomic interval ATATCGTCTGGGCGTATGCCGACGGTATCGGTCTCTTTTGGCAACTGGCTTAGCACGCCTTGGGTGTCCTGCTGCTGCAGGTAGGCCAGCGGCAGCATGTTCATGGCGGGGGAGCCGATGAACTCCGCCACGAACATGGTGGCCGGTCGGGCGTAGATCTCCATCGGGGTGCCTACCTGCTCGATCTGTCCGGCATTGAGCACCACGAGCCGGTCCCCCAGCGTCATTGCTTCGAGCTGGTCGTGGGTCACGTAGAGGCTGGTGGTTTTCAAGCGACGCTGCAGCTGCTTGATCTCGACGCGCATCTGCACGCGCAGCTTGGCATCCAGGTTAGAGAGCGGCTCGTCAAACAGAAACGCTGCGGGCTCGCGCACTAAGGCGCGGCCCATGGCCACCCGCTGGCGCTGGCCACCGGAGAGTTTGCGCGGCTTGCGCTCCAGGAAGTCCTCGATCTCCAGCATCTTGGCCGCTGCGCGCACCCGCTGTTCAATAGCGTCTTTCTTGAAGCCGCGATTTTTCAGGCCATAGGCCAAGTTGTTGTACACCGTCATGTGGGGGTAGAGGGCATAGTTTTGGAACACCATGGCGATGTCCCGGTCGGCGGGCTCAA includes:
- a CDS encoding sn-glycerol-3-phosphate import ATP-binding protein UgpC, whose translation is MASITLEGLKKTYAGNVAAVKGVDLHIQDGEFVVLVGPSGCGKSTLLRMVAGLESITEGTLKIGERVVNQLEPADRDIAMVFQNYALYPHMTVYNNLAYGLKNRGFKKDAIEQRVRAAAKMLEIEDFLERKPRKLSGGQRQRVAMGRALVREPAAFLFDEPLSNLDAKLRVQMRVEIKQLQRRLKTTSLYVTHDQLEAMTLGDRLVVLNAGQIEQVGTPMEIYARPATMFVAEFIGSPAMNMLPLAYLQQQDTQGVLSQLPKETDTVGIRPDDMQLTLPTVPYVTLDTTLMLFEAAGAESHLYVNLAGSEQPTVIRTAGQPPVREGETLQVYVTGDALHPFNSTTGKRTFH